A portion of the Equus quagga isolate Etosha38 chromosome 17, UCLA_HA_Equagga_1.0, whole genome shotgun sequence genome contains these proteins:
- the LOC124228826 gene encoding uncharacterized protein LOC124228826 — protein MAFSTSLAWTWTALSGRIFSSSGCFPSPVALASAPGPGSVAPEEAPFLGGLCPVPTRSSLEAVTLLSGRTFGVELLCASSACVCPAPCLHPVSPPQLHLSLPLEASPPASKQMFPQTLLLTWKDALLRVFRVKLPHPPWCGTFSWAQRHSLIFSSPSEACCLQPVFPFGQVVGSTHLSRLGLEADGSWPPESRTCPRGPVACVQERSGSAGGSGEDPILDSVCGGHLGPFGKAQHVGASRATSHLSSPTTASGLRCVFMHLCRSWGKAPRGPWPNSTNSEASQKVRHHSHSCSTPGGRPRKGVRGGLWAEEQG, from the exons ATGGCTTTTTCAACCAGTTTGGCCTGGACCTGGACAGCCCTGTCTGGGCGCATCTTTTCCAGCTCAGGCTGTTTTCCTTCTCCGGTGGCTTTGGCCTCTGCGCCTGGTCCGGGCTCTGTGGCTCCCGAGGAGGCACCATTTCTGGGGGGCCTGTGCCCTGTGCCCACCAGGTCTTCGCTTGAAGCTGTTACTTTGCTTTCTGGGAGAACGTTCGGGGttgaacttctctgtgcctcctctGCCTGTGTGTGTCCAGCACCCTGTCTGCATCCAGTGTCCCCTCCCCAGCTGCATCTCAGTCTCCCCCTGGAGGCCAGTCCCCCTGCATCCAAACAGATGTTTCCACAAACTCTTCTGCTCACGTGGAAGGACGCTCTCCTTCGAGTCTTCAGAGTGAAGCTCCCCCATCCCCCGTGGTGTGGAACTTTCTCGTGGGCACAGCGTcactctctcattttctcctccccGTCTGAGGCGTGCTGTCTCCAGCCCGTGTTTCCCTTTGGACAG GTGGTGGGCAGCACGCACCTGAGCcgcctggggctggaggctgacGGTTCCTGGCCGCCAGAGAGCAGAACCTGCCCAAGAGGCCCCGTGGCCTGCGTCCAGGAGCGTTCAGGGTCAGCTGGAGGCAGTGGGGAGGACCCGATCCTTGACAGCGTCTGTGGAGGCCACCTTGGCCCATTTGGGAAAGCCCAGCATGTTGGTGCTTCTAGGGCCACTTCGCATTTGTCCTCTCCGACCACTGCCAGTGGCCTTCGCTGTGTCTTCATGCATCTgtgcaggagctgggggaaggcaCCCCGGGGGCCTTGGCCCAACAGCACTAACTCAGAAGCCTCTCAGAAGGTCAGGCACCATTCACACAGCTGCAGCACCCCGGGAGGGAGACCCAGGAAGGGGGTCCGAGGGGGGCTCTGGGCAGAGGAACAGGGGTGA